The Episyrphus balteatus chromosome 4, idEpiBalt1.1, whole genome shotgun sequence genome includes a window with the following:
- the LOC129918255 gene encoding ADP-ribosylation factor-like protein 1, producing MGGVFSYFRGLLGSREMRILILGLDGAGKTTILYRLQVGEVVTTIPTIGFNVEQVTYKNLKFQVWDLGGQTSIRPYWRCYYSNTDAIIYVVDSADRDRIGISKDELLYMLREEELAGAILVVLANKQDMEGCMTVAEVHHALGLEHLKNRTFQIFKTSATKGEGLDQAMDWLSNTLQTRK from the exons ATGG gtggagtttttagttattttcgagGTCTCCTTGGATCAAGGGAAATGCGAATTCTTATACTGGGACTAGACGGTGCCGGAAAGACAACAATTTTGTATCGTTTACAAGTTGGCGAGGTGGTGACAACAATTCCAACGATAGGCTTCAATGTTGAGCAagtcacttataaaaatttaaagtttcaagTTTGGGATTTGGGAGGACAAACTAGTATTag aCCCTATTGGCGGTGTTATTATAGCAACACAGATGCTATTATTTACGTAGTTGATTCGGCAGATCGTGACCGAATTGGTATATCCAAAGATGAATTACTTTACATGCTGAGa GAAGAAGAACTAGCTGGAGCGATACTTGTTGTTCTGGCTAACAAACAAGACATGGAAGGATGTATGACCGTTGCTGAAGTACATCATGCTCTTGGTCttgaacatttgaaaaatagaacgttccaaattttcaaaacatcaGCGACCAAAGGTGAAGGACTGGACCAAGCAATGGATTGGTTATCAAATACATTACAAACCCGAAAATAG
- the LOC129918247 gene encoding DNA polymerase delta catalytic subunit, which produces MNAKRKPIVQGGNYPKKPRNFDEDEEDFGSQFEAELAAFEGTDEIDTTLLLGEGPENQQTCAKWSRVDPPDLNPDLDNLVFQQIDVENYVGTPLPGMPGSQLPPVPVIRMYGVTMEGNSVCCHVHGFCPYFYMAAPRGFNNSHCHKFRAALDKSVLADMRSNKDNIQEAVLEVEIVEKLSIMGYQGDEKKEFIKITMAMPKLIAAAKRLLEKEIVYSDFDFQDCRGYESNIDFDIRFMVDTGVVGCSWIELPAGCWRLRSKNSKPIPESRCQIEADVAFDKFIAHEPEGEWAKVAPFRILSFDIECAGRKGIFPEAKVDPVIQIANMCIRQGEQEPFIRNVFTLNTCAPIVGSQVLCSKKETELLEKWSNFVREVDPDILTGYNINNFDIPYLLNRAQHLKVKGFEYLGRIKNIRSVIKDQVLQSKQMGRRENKYVNFEGRVPFDLLFVLLRDYKLRSYTLNAVSYHFLQEQKEDVHHSIITDLQNENEQTRRRLAMYCLKDAYLPLRLLNKLMSIVNYMEMARVTGVTLESLLTRGQQIKVLSQLLRKARTKGFIMPAYHSQSTDEQYEGATVIEPKRGYYADPISTLDFASLYPSIMMAHNLCYTTLVQPNMKDKLGLSIEDDMEKTPSNNLFVKSNIRRGLLPEILESLLAARKKAKNDLKVETDPFKRSVLDGRQLALKISANSVYGFTGAQVGKLPCLEISGSVTAYGRTMIELTKNEVEAHYTRDNGYENDAVVIYGDTDSVMVNFGVKSLERSMELGREAAELVSAKFVRPIKLEFEKVYFPYLLINKKRYAGLYFTNTEKYDKMDCKGIETVRRDNSPLVANLMNTCLQKLLIERNPDGAVEYAKTVISDLLCNRIDISQLVITKELSKTDYAAKQAHVELAAKMKKRDPGTAPKLGDRVPYVLCAAAKNTPAYMKAEDPIYVLENCVPIDANYYLENQLSKPLLRIFEPILGDKAESILLKGEHTRTRTMVTSKVGGLAGFVTKKSACLGCKALMPKGYENSPLCPHCEPNMGELYQKEIFAKRSLEENFSRLWTECQRCQGSLHEEVLCSNRDCPIFYMRQKIRMELDTQEKRVQRFGLPTW; this is translated from the exons atgaatgcaaaaagaaAACCCATTGTACAAGGTGGCAACTATCCAAAAAAACCACG CAACTTTGACGAAGACGAAGAAGATTTCGGCAGCCAATTCGAAGCCGAGCTGGCTGCCTTCGAAGGCACCGATGAAATCGATACAACATTACTCCTTGGAGAAGGTCCAGAAAATCAACAAACCTGTGCCAAATGGTCACGTGTTGATCCACCCGATTTAAATCCCGATTTAGATAATTTAGTTTTTCAACAAATTGATGTTGAAAATTATGTTGGAACACCTTTGCCGGGAATGCCCGGATCACAATTGCCACCAGTTCCTGTCATACGAATGTATGGTGTTACAATGGAAGGCAATTCTGTGTGTTGTCATGTCCATGGGTTTTGTCCATATTTTTATATGGCTGCACCTCGTGGCTTTAATAATAGTCATTGTCATAAATTTAGAGCTGCTTTAGACAAGTCGGTTTTAGCCGATATGAGAAGTAATAAAGACAATATCCAAGAGGCTGTCCTCGAGGTCGAAATTGTCGAAAAGTTATCCATAATGGGTTATCAGGGTGACGAGAAgaaagaatttataaaaataacaatggCAATGCCTAAATTAATTGCCGCTGCCAAAAGActattggaaaaagaaattgtttATTCAGATTTTGATTTTCAAGATTGTCGAGGTTACGAAAGTAACATAGATTTTGATATTCGATTTATGGTTGACACTGGAGTTGTTGGTTGTAGTTGGATTGAATTGCCAGCTGGATGTTGGCGATTGAGAAGTAAAAACTCTAAACCAATTCCAGAATCGAGATGTCAAATTGAAGCTGATGTTgcttttgataaatttattgctCACGAACCGGAAGGGGAATGGGCGAAGGTGGCACCGTTTAGAATACTATCATTTGATATTGAATGTGCTGGAAGGAAGGGAATTTTCCCTGAAGCTAAAGTTGATCCAGTTATTCAAATTGCTAATATGTGTATTCGACAAGGAGAACAGGAGCCATTTATACGAAATGTATTTACATTGAATACATGTGCTCCAATTGTGGGATCGCAGGTTTTATGTTCGAAGAAGGAAACG GAACTTCTAGAAAAATGGTCAAATTTTGTACGCGAAGTAGATCCCGACATATTAACTGGCTACAACATTAATAACTTTGACATTCCCTATCTCTTGAATAGAGCTCAACACTTGAAAGTAAAAGGCTTCGAATATCTGGGCCGTATTAAAAACATACGATCAGTGATAAAAGATCAAGTTTTACAATCTAAACAAATGGGACGACGAGAAAAcaaatatgtcaattttgaaGGCCGTGTAccatttgatttattatttgttttgttacgaGATTATAAATTACGTTCATACACTCTAAACGCTGTCAGTTATCATTTTTTACAAGAACAAAAAGAAGACGTCCATCATAGTATAATTACAGATTTGCAGAATGAAAATGAACAAACACGTCGTCGATTGGCTATGTATTGTCTAAAAGATGCCTACCTTCCATTGAGATTGCTCAATAAACTCATGTCAATTGTGAATTATATGGAAATGGCTCGTGTAACTGGTGTGACACTGGAATCTCTTCTAACCAGAGGTCAACAAATTAAAGTACTCAGTCAGTTGTTGAGGAAGGCACGAACCAAAGGATTCATAATGCCAGCTTATCATAGTCAATCAACTGACGAACAATACGAAGGAGCTACTGTTATTGAACCCAAACGTGGCTACTATGCCGATCCTATTTCTACTCTTGATTTTGCATCTCTATATCCAAGTATTATGATGGCTCACAATTTATGTTATACAACTTTGGTTCAGCCAAATATGAAAGATAAACTGGGATTATCTATCGAAGATGACATGGAAAAAACTccatcaaataatttatttgtcaAATCTAACATACGTCGTGGCTTACTGCCAGAAATTCTAGAATCTCTACTTGCAGCaagaaaaaaagccaaaaatgatttaaaagttGAAACTGATCCATTCAAACGAAGTGTTTTAGATGGCAGACAATTGGCACTGAAAATCTCTGCAAATTCTGTATATGGTTTTACTGGAGCACAAGTTGGCAAATTACCATGTTTGGAAATATCTGGCAGTGTTACAGCATATGGACGTACAATGATTGAATTGACAAAGAATGAAGTCGAAGCACATTACACTCGTGATAATGGCTATGAAAATGATGCTGTTGTCATTTATGGTGATACAGATTCTGTGATGgtaaattttggtgtaaaatcgTTAGAACGTAGCATGGAATTGGGTAGAGAAGCAGCCGAATTGGTTAGTGCGAAATTCGTACGGCCAATTAagttggaatttgaaaaagtctATTTCCCGTATTTGCTTATCAATAAGAAACGTTATGCTGGATTGTATTTTACAAATActgaaaaatatgataaaatggaTTGCAAAG GTATTGAAACTGTTCGAAGAGATAACTCACCATTGGTGGCAAATCTCATGAACACTTGCTTACAAAAACTTCTAATTGAACGTAATCCAGATGGGGCTGTCGAATATGCCAAAACAGTTATATCAGATCTTCTTTGCAATCGCATAGACATATCACAATTGGTTATTACCAAAGAATTGAGTAAAACAGATTATGCGGCGAAACAAGCTCACGTTGAATTGGCTGCCAAGATGAAAAAACGAGATCCTGGAACAGCTCCGAAATTGGGTGATCGAGTTCCGTATGTTTTATGTGCAGCTGCAAAGAATACACCTGCCTACATGAAGGCCGAAGATCCTATTTATGTATTGGAAAATTGTGTACCAATCGATGCCAATTACTATTTGGAAAATCAACTTTCCAAACCTCTTCTTAGAATTTTTGAACCAATATTAGGTGATAAAGCAGAATCTATTTTATTGA AGGGTGAACATACAAGAACTCGTACAATGGTGACATCTAAAGTCGGTGGATTGGCTGGTTTTGTGACTAAGAAATCGGCATGTTTAGGTTGCAAAGCGCTCATGCCGAAGGGTTATGAAAACAGTCCACTTTGTCCACATTGCGAACCGAATATGGGCGAGTTGtatcaaaaggaaatttttgccaAGCGAAGTTTGGAGGAGAATTTTTCGCGGTTATGGACCGAATGTCAACGATGTCAGGGATCTTTGCATGAAGAAGTATTGTGTTCGAATCGAGATTGTCCCATTTTTTATATGCGACAAAAAATTCGAATGGAATTGGACACTCAAGAGAAACGAGTACAGCGGTTTGGATTGCCAACTTGGTAG